In a single window of the Candidatus Methylomirabilota bacterium genome:
- a CDS encoding glycosyltransferase, whose translation MSEGGPALSLVIPLYNEAESLEELHTALTAVLRPYGDRCEVIYVDDGSTDGSFDCLKKLRDADPRVTIIRLRCNQGKTVALVAGFREARGEVVITMDADLQDDPLEIPRLLGRLEEGYDLVSGWKVNRQDPWSRRVLSRLFNAVTSRVTGVNLHDLNCGFKAYRRAVIAELRLQGDLHRFIPVLAGGRGFRVAEVEVRHHPRRYGRSKYGAARITRGFFDLLTVLLLTRYTTRPLHLFGLGGALLGAVGVGIVGYLSVGWLLGEWIGGRPLFLLAVLMVVGGLQLVSLGLLAEMIVYGSNPESPPPIDRVLK comes from the coding sequence ATGAGCGAAGGCGGCCCGGCGCTCTCGCTGGTCATCCCGCTGTACAACGAGGCCGAGAGCCTTGAAGAGCTCCATACGGCCCTGACGGCCGTGTTGCGGCCCTATGGCGACCGATGCGAGGTGATCTACGTCGATGACGGCAGCACCGACGGCTCCTTCGACTGCCTCAAGAAGCTTCGCGATGCGGACCCGCGAGTCACGATTATCCGGCTGCGCTGCAACCAAGGGAAGACGGTGGCGCTGGTTGCAGGATTTCGGGAGGCGCGGGGCGAGGTGGTCATCACCATGGACGCCGATCTCCAGGACGATCCGCTGGAGATCCCCCGATTGCTGGGTCGGCTTGAAGAGGGATACGACCTGGTCTCCGGCTGGAAGGTCAACCGGCAGGATCCCTGGTCGCGCCGCGTCCTGTCCCGACTCTTCAACGCCGTGACCTCCAGAGTGACCGGGGTCAACCTGCATGATCTCAACTGCGGGTTCAAGGCCTACCGGCGCGCGGTGATCGCCGAGCTTCGACTGCAGGGCGATCTGCATCGATTCATCCCCGTCCTGGCGGGCGGGCGCGGCTTCAGGGTCGCGGAGGTCGAGGTCCGGCACCATCCACGTCGGTACGGCCGATCAAAGTACGGAGCTGCCCGGATCACACGCGGCTTCTTCGACCTGCTGACGGTCCTGCTGCTGACGCGCTATACGACCCGCCCGCTGCATCTGTTCGGGCTGGGCGGCGCGCTGCTGGGAGCGGTCGGGGTCGGCATCGTCGGATATCTGTCGGTCGGCTGGCTGCTCGGGGAGTGGATCGGAGGTCGGCCATTGTTCCTACTCGCGGTGTTGATGGTGGTAGGCGGGCTTCAACTGGTCTCGTTGGGGTTGCTGGCCGAGATGATCGTGTACGGGTCGAACCCGGAGTCCCCGCCTCCCATCGACCGAGTCCTGAAGTAG
- a CDS encoding excinuclease ABC subunit C, with amino-acid sequence MTNKTHTTLYVGVTSDLIKRVYEHRAKLAEGFTKRYNLTKLVYYEVCDDIKTGIVREKRLKAGSRAKKLQLINGMNPTWCDLSEGL; translated from the coding sequence ATGACAAATAAGACGCACACCACGCTCTATGTCGGCGTCACGAGCGACCTGATCAAGCGGGTCTATGAGCATCGTGCCAAACTGGCGGAGGGCTTTACGAAGCGCTACAATCTTACCAAGTTGGTCTACTACGAGGTGTGTGACGATATCAAGACTGGGATTGTTCGGGAGAAGCGGCTCAAAGCGGGTTCACGAGCGAAGAAGCTCCAGTTGATCAACGGAATGAATCCGACCTGGTGTGATTTGTCTGAAGGACTGTGA